In uncultured Draconibacterium sp., one genomic interval encodes:
- a CDS encoding zincin-like metallopeptidase domain-containing protein yields MAEMGAAYLCGICGIENATIDNSAAYIQGWLKKLKSDKKFIVLASGLAQKAVDYILNHQESNPKPVLDGPKKKKIKSTSLSMNF; encoded by the coding sequence GTGGCTGAAATGGGAGCTGCTTACCTTTGTGGAATATGTGGCATAGAAAATGCCACAATCGACAACAGTGCTGCTTACATTCAAGGTTGGTTGAAGAAGCTGAAAAGCGATAAGAAGTTTATTGTATTGGCTTCCGGATTAGCTCAAAAGGCTGTTGATTATATTCTGAATCATCAGGAATCGAATCCTAAACCAGTTCTTGATGGTCCTAAAAAGAAGAAAATTAAATCAACTTCTCTTTCAATGAATTTCTGA
- a CDS encoding rhodanese-related sulfurtransferase yields the protein MFLYNRVNKEELKKRLAEEPFQRKTISFYRYHILEDPQTFRDELFRDWFPLDCFGRIYVAREGINAQMSVPEHHWEAFVESLKKHEILQDIPIKYAIEDDGKSFYKLTIKVRPKLVADGLDDDAYDVTNVGKHLSGVEFHNYIGQEDTVVIDMRNYYESEIGHFEGAICPEADTFREELEIVTDLLEDKKDKKVLLYCTGGIRCEKASAYLKHQGFRDVNQLHGGILEYARQIQTAKLDSKFIGKNFVFDERLGESVNGEIISKCHQCGKPCDSHTNCDNHGCHILFIQCPECAEKYHGCCTPECADEKMQGTGRPSDLRIGFGNSRKFRKSLSLMQLEQQK from the coding sequence ATGTTTTTATACAACCGGGTAAATAAGGAAGAACTAAAAAAAAGACTGGCTGAAGAGCCTTTTCAGCGTAAAACGATTTCGTTTTATCGATATCATATTTTGGAAGATCCGCAAACGTTTCGCGATGAGCTTTTCCGCGACTGGTTTCCGCTGGATTGTTTCGGCCGAATTTATGTAGCCCGCGAAGGAATTAACGCACAAATGAGTGTGCCCGAACATCATTGGGAAGCTTTTGTGGAATCCTTGAAAAAACATGAAATTCTGCAAGACATTCCGATTAAATATGCCATTGAAGACGATGGAAAATCGTTTTACAAATTAACGATTAAGGTGCGCCCAAAACTGGTTGCCGATGGTTTAGACGACGATGCTTACGACGTTACCAACGTAGGAAAACACTTATCGGGAGTTGAATTCCATAATTATATCGGGCAGGAAGACACGGTTGTTATTGACATGCGCAACTACTACGAAAGCGAGATCGGACATTTTGAAGGCGCCATATGCCCCGAGGCGGATACCTTTCGTGAAGAACTGGAGATTGTTACCGATCTGCTGGAAGACAAAAAAGATAAAAAAGTGCTGTTGTACTGTACCGGTGGAATTCGGTGTGAAAAAGCAAGTGCTTACCTGAAACACCAGGGATTTAGAGATGTGAACCAGCTGCACGGCGGGATTCTGGAATATGCCCGACAGATTCAAACGGCTAAGCTCGACTCAAAATTTATTGGAAAAAACTTTGTGTTTGACGAACGTTTGGGCGAAAGTGTAAATGGCGAAATTATTTCAAAGTGCCATCAGTGCGGCAAACCTTGCGATTCGCATACCAACTGCGATAATCACGGGTGTCATATATTGTTTATTCAATGCCCCGAATGTGCCGAGAAATACCATGGGTGCTGCACTCCTGAATGTGCCGATGAAAAAATGCAGGGCACCGGCCGGCCATCCGATTTGCGTATTGGTTTTGGCAATAGCCGCAAGTTTCGAAAAAGTCTTTCGTTAATGCAACTCGAGCAACAGAAATAG
- a CDS encoding PQQ-binding-like beta-propeller repeat protein codes for MKNLYLLFICLIAFSCSPNKTKIYQWRGEDRKGIFNEPDLLKEWPEEGPAELWYVEGIGDGYGTPTITDNEIFITGAIDSTATLFCIDLSGKKKWEVAIGKEWVSSYPGSRSQPTVVDDLIYVGSGMGNLFCLKRSNGELVWEKRFVEDFEGIYPRFGHSEAPLIDGDKVFWTPGGKEYNVVALNRLTGELLWSNPGHSERSGYNPGTLIKLPARHIFVTFSAYNMMGFDAETGELLWTHAQDNVPVDKRQPGMGDTHSNCVVYDSGYIYYVAGDGNCGVKLQLSEDGTAIQEVWRNKGFDSYMGGIVKIEDHLYGSATSKKFFRSIDATSGELSDSLKLGWGAVIAADDLLYYYGQNGTLSLVGFDETGKMNPISDFKITRGSKEHFSHPVIKDGILYQRHGQVLMAFDIKEKA; via the coding sequence ATGAAGAATTTGTACCTGCTTTTCATCTGTCTTATAGCTTTTTCTTGTAGTCCGAACAAAACCAAAATTTACCAGTGGCGCGGCGAAGACCGCAAAGGGATTTTTAACGAGCCAGATCTTCTAAAAGAATGGCCGGAAGAAGGACCTGCCGAACTGTGGTATGTTGAAGGAATTGGAGATGGATATGGTACGCCCACAATAACCGACAATGAGATTTTTATAACCGGAGCTATCGACAGCACTGCCACTTTATTCTGTATCGATTTAAGCGGGAAGAAAAAATGGGAAGTGGCTATCGGCAAAGAATGGGTAAGCAGTTATCCGGGATCGCGCTCTCAGCCAACTGTTGTTGACGATTTAATTTATGTTGGTTCGGGAATGGGAAATTTATTTTGCCTGAAACGCTCGAATGGTGAATTGGTTTGGGAAAAACGTTTTGTGGAAGATTTTGAAGGTATTTACCCGCGATTTGGGCACTCGGAAGCGCCTCTTATCGATGGCGACAAAGTATTCTGGACTCCAGGTGGAAAAGAGTACAATGTGGTCGCTTTAAACCGTTTGACAGGTGAGTTGCTGTGGAGTAATCCTGGGCACAGCGAACGATCGGGATACAATCCCGGAACACTGATCAAACTACCAGCACGCCACATTTTCGTTACGTTCTCTGCTTATAATATGATGGGGTTTGATGCTGAGACAGGTGAACTGTTGTGGACACACGCCCAGGATAACGTACCGGTTGATAAACGTCAGCCGGGTATGGGCGATACACACAGCAACTGTGTTGTTTACGACTCCGGTTACATATACTACGTCGCCGGAGATGGAAATTGTGGTGTGAAACTTCAACTCTCGGAAGATGGAACAGCCATTCAAGAAGTGTGGCGGAATAAAGGTTTTGACAGTTATATGGGCGGCATTGTAAAAATTGAGGACCATTTATACGGTAGTGCCACTTCGAAAAAGTTTTTCAGAAGTATTGATGCCACGAGTGGCGAACTAAGCGACTCACTAAAACTGGGTTGGGGCGCTGTTATTGCAGCCGATGATCTGTTATACTATTATGGACAAAATGGAACATTGTCATTAGTCGGTTTCGATGAAACCGGGAAAATGAATCCGATCAGCGATTTTAAAATTACACGAGGTTCAAAAGAGCATTTCTCGCACCCGGTAATTAAAGACGGAATTTTATACCAACGTCATGGTCAGGTGCTGATGGCTTTCGATATAAAGGAAAAGGCTTAA
- a CDS encoding tRNA-dihydrouridine synthase, whose product MNNFWQEFNGPAFSLAPMEDVTDTVFREIVMGMTAPGKLHMVFTEFTSVEGMNHPVGRERVSERLIVNDSERALLKKLNIKIVAQIWGRNPEIYHNIAKYITENYDFDGIDINMGCPVKKVFKIGACSALIGEPERAKEIILATKEGTHLPVSVKTRTGIKEHITENWIANLLEVDPAAIILHGRTQRMQSDGDASWEEIAKAVQLKNSLKPHIPVHGNGDVMSYQQGLDRVNQTGVNGVMIGRGIFHNPWFFNPEKEDISMEDRIAKLLEHTRLFEQTWSPHKNFNILKRFYKIYLNSFPGAAKMRADVMEMKGYDEVYSYFK is encoded by the coding sequence ATGAATAATTTTTGGCAAGAGTTTAATGGCCCCGCTTTTTCGCTGGCCCCTATGGAGGATGTTACCGACACGGTCTTTCGCGAAATCGTAATGGGAATGACAGCACCAGGGAAACTGCACATGGTTTTTACCGAGTTCACTTCTGTTGAAGGGATGAATCATCCGGTGGGTCGCGAACGTGTTTCGGAACGATTGATCGTGAATGACTCGGAACGGGCTTTGCTCAAAAAGCTCAACATAAAAATTGTGGCACAAATCTGGGGACGTAACCCGGAAATTTATCACAACATTGCCAAATACATTACCGAAAATTACGATTTCGATGGCATCGACATAAACATGGGGTGTCCGGTAAAAAAGGTGTTTAAAATTGGTGCCTGCAGTGCTTTAATCGGAGAACCGGAACGTGCTAAAGAAATAATTCTGGCCACAAAAGAAGGCACTCACCTGCCCGTTAGTGTAAAAACCCGCACCGGAATAAAAGAACATATTACCGAAAACTGGATTGCCAACCTGTTGGAGGTTGATCCGGCAGCTATTATTTTACACGGCCGTACACAACGCATGCAATCGGACGGCGATGCCAGTTGGGAGGAAATTGCCAAAGCCGTTCAACTTAAAAACAGCTTAAAACCACACATCCCTGTTCATGGTAACGGCGATGTTATGTCGTACCAACAAGGACTTGACCGCGTAAACCAAACCGGAGTGAATGGTGTAATGATCGGTCGTGGAATTTTCCATAATCCCTGGTTTTTTAATCCCGAAAAGGAAGACATTTCGATGGAAGACCGGATTGCCAAATTGCTCGAACACACCCGTCTCTTTGAGCAAACCTGGAGCCCACACAAAAATTTCAATATCCTGAAACGCTTCTATAAAATCTACCTCAATTCGTTTCCGGGAGCGGCAAAAATGCGTGCTGATGTGATGGAAATGAAAGGTTATGACGAGGTATATTCTTATTTCAAATAA
- a CDS encoding tyrosine-type recombinase/integrase, with translation MKTIEELTDIYLDYHRSKGKKLGYQSFLPLRTFTSFCVNKKKILYMSQKLVDEWCVKRPGETELSHNARAGCIRQFLRYTNSCGYTSLMLPALIQISSSKKVVSETELPLVKTFVSGMMDKYIFYLKTSNHLSRFTHKTLIRFNKYCASIEPDADILTDDIVNGWCGKRPFEQCKSRNLRIRPIRKFLKYTNKHGWTNVLIPENLPNEKSTYTPHGFNQGELNAFFHSTATIKLVGCQNELIFKLRRMQVPVYFRLLYSTGMRTNEALMLKCKDVDLTNGIINIAHTKGLDQHRVALHITMWNLLKQYNDAMERLMPGRKIFFPDRNDNFHGIAWHSNHFRNIWKTISNEPARAYDLRSFYAVTNINSWDYDGTEWFDKLLFLSHSMGHRRIESTCYYYQLVPLFFNQLEELTGQALHELLPNLTNFFDYEETN, from the coding sequence ATGAAAACAATTGAAGAACTGACTGATATCTATTTGGACTATCATAGATCTAAAGGAAAGAAATTAGGGTATCAGAGCTTCCTGCCGTTAAGAACGTTTACCAGTTTCTGTGTGAATAAAAAGAAGATTCTGTATATGTCGCAGAAGTTGGTTGATGAATGGTGTGTTAAACGTCCGGGAGAGACAGAACTCTCGCACAACGCACGAGCCGGTTGTATCCGGCAATTTCTTAGGTACACTAACAGTTGTGGCTATACGTCCTTAATGCTACCGGCACTAATTCAAATCTCCAGTTCGAAGAAGGTTGTCTCAGAAACGGAGCTTCCTTTGGTTAAAACGTTCGTATCTGGGATGATGGATAAATACATCTTTTACCTGAAAACATCAAATCATCTTTCAAGATTTACTCATAAAACTCTGATACGCTTTAACAAATACTGCGCATCAATTGAACCAGATGCAGATATACTCACTGATGATATTGTCAATGGATGGTGCGGCAAAAGGCCTTTTGAACAATGCAAATCACGAAATTTACGGATAAGGCCGATACGCAAGTTCTTAAAATATACCAATAAACATGGATGGACAAATGTCTTGATACCGGAAAACTTGCCTAACGAAAAATCCACATATACTCCTCATGGATTTAATCAGGGTGAATTAAATGCTTTTTTTCATTCCACCGCTACAATTAAGCTTGTTGGGTGCCAAAACGAATTGATATTTAAGCTTAGGAGAATGCAAGTTCCTGTATACTTCCGGTTGCTTTACAGTACCGGTATGAGAACAAACGAGGCTCTGATGCTCAAATGTAAAGATGTTGATCTTACAAATGGCATAATCAATATTGCCCATACTAAAGGTCTTGATCAACACAGAGTGGCTTTGCATATAACCATGTGGAACTTGTTAAAACAATATAATGATGCAATGGAACGACTTATGCCAGGTAGGAAAATATTTTTTCCAGATAGAAATGATAACTTCCATGGGATTGCATGGCATTCAAATCACTTTAGAAATATCTGGAAAACCATATCCAATGAACCTGCACGGGCTTACGACCTACGTAGCTTTTACGCTGTAACCAACATTAATAGTTGGGATTATGATGGTACGGAGTGGTTTGACAAGCTACTCTTTCTCAGCCACTCAATGGGGCATCGAAGAATCGAAAGTACCTGTTATTACTATCAACTTGTTCCTTTGTTCTTTAACCAATTAGAAGAACTGACAGGACAAGCTCTTCATGAACTGTTACCAAATCTTACAAACTTTTTTGATTATGAAGAAACTAACTGA
- a CDS encoding site-specific integrase produces the protein MNSKSTFGIHFVLKNSKVIDGTAPIYARITVDTNRVEISVKKRIPVSNWHKGKGLAKGKTTDISRLNSYLEQFRSQLTECYQDIIVNKQTVTPEAIKNKFLGVEDSGETLKGLVKYHNTGMDSNLRWGTLKNYNTTEKYIEKFLKQKFKRNDIYLVELNYKFITDFEHFLRKYQPEDHHLPMGNNTVMKHIERLRKMTNLAVRLGWLDKDPFVAYRLSFKRVEREFLTQLELDTIKKKQFKIERLQYVKDLFVFSCYTGLSYIDVMNLQPNKIRIGINGMNWIITQREKTTTPVRIPILSQAQVLIDKYKDHPRSANKGTIFPNISNQKLNSYLKEIADVCEIDKNLTFHVARHTFATTVTLTNGVPIESVSKMLGHTDLKTTQIYAKVVEKKISDDMANLEAYLSGEKSEKKKAK, from the coding sequence ATGAATTCAAAAAGTACTTTCGGAATCCATTTCGTTCTAAAAAACAGTAAAGTAATTGATGGAACAGCACCTATTTATGCAAGAATTACTGTTGACACCAACAGAGTTGAAATCTCTGTAAAAAAGAGAATCCCTGTTTCCAATTGGCACAAAGGAAAAGGCTTAGCTAAAGGCAAAACTACTGACATCAGTCGGCTCAACTCCTATCTTGAGCAATTCAGGTCTCAACTAACTGAGTGCTATCAAGACATAATTGTAAATAAACAAACTGTAACACCTGAAGCAATTAAAAACAAATTTTTGGGAGTTGAAGATTCTGGAGAAACACTTAAAGGACTTGTTAAATACCACAATACCGGCATGGATTCGAACCTTAGGTGGGGAACATTAAAAAACTACAATACCACTGAAAAGTATATCGAGAAGTTTTTGAAGCAGAAATTCAAACGCAATGATATTTACCTGGTAGAGTTAAATTACAAGTTCATAACTGATTTCGAGCACTTCTTGCGAAAATACCAGCCTGAAGATCATCATTTACCGATGGGTAATAATACGGTAATGAAACACATTGAAAGATTGCGTAAAATGACCAACCTCGCCGTAAGACTTGGATGGCTTGACAAAGATCCTTTTGTAGCCTATCGGTTGTCGTTTAAACGAGTGGAACGGGAATTTTTAACGCAACTGGAACTGGATACCATCAAAAAGAAACAATTCAAGATTGAACGCCTTCAGTATGTGAAAGATTTATTCGTTTTTAGTTGCTATACCGGACTGTCTTATATAGATGTTATGAATCTTCAACCTAATAAGATTCGAATTGGAATTAACGGTATGAACTGGATTATTACACAAAGAGAAAAAACGACGACACCGGTACGAATTCCAATATTATCACAAGCCCAGGTTTTAATCGACAAGTACAAAGACCATCCTCGCTCCGCCAATAAAGGAACAATTTTCCCAAATATATCCAATCAAAAGTTGAATAGTTACCTCAAAGAAATTGCGGATGTTTGCGAAATTGACAAAAATCTTACTTTTCATGTAGCCCGACATACTTTCGCAACAACAGTAACCCTTACGAATGGTGTTCCTATTGAATCCGTAAGCAAGATGCTGGGGCATACCGATCTAAAGACAACACAGATTTATGCAAAGGTTGTAGAAAAAAAGATCAGTGATGATATGGCCAATCTAGAAGCATATTTATCTGGTGAGAAATCTGAAAAGAAGAAAGCAAAATAG
- a CDS encoding type II toxin-antitoxin system HigB family toxin: MKVHLIKVQSIESYVSENVQSKRAFEIWLSIVKHANWNTPQDIVRTFNSADILGKGSNRVVFNIGGNKYRIICQYYFGKQKVHLFVKWIGTHAAYTKLCNNEEQYSVDIY, translated from the coding sequence ATGAAAGTTCATTTAATAAAAGTACAATCAATCGAAAGCTATGTAAGTGAGAATGTCCAAAGTAAAAGGGCTTTTGAAATCTGGCTTTCGATTGTAAAACATGCTAATTGGAATACCCCTCAGGATATTGTGAGAACGTTTAATTCTGCCGATATTTTGGGGAAAGGTTCAAACAGAGTTGTTTTTAATATTGGTGGTAACAAATACCGGATTATCTGCCAGTATTATTTTGGAAAACAGAAAGTACATCTGTTTGTAAAATGGATTGGAACGCATGCTGCATACACTAAACTCTGTAATAATGAAGAACAGTATTCAGTTGATATCTATTAA
- the folE gene encoding GTP cyclohydrolase I FolE — MSYREEIIFTNTGNGRNGKTNGHDNHETIGDNHIATSIDTPMRANAFELSDERKMEIIEEKFRDIMETMGLDLNDDSLSGTPHRVAKMFVKEIFNGLNPANKPKVSVFENKFKYGEMLVEKNINMNSTCEHHFLPIVGKAHVAYISSGEVIGLSKINRIVDYFARRPQVQERLTVQIANELKTILKTDDVAVVIDAKHMCVSSRGIQDESSSTVTAEYSGKFKDKSVREEFLKYVEL; from the coding sequence ATGAGTTACAGAGAAGAAATAATATTTACCAATACCGGAAATGGAAGGAATGGTAAAACAAACGGACATGATAATCATGAGACAATAGGCGATAATCATATTGCAACTTCAATTGATACTCCAATGCGCGCTAATGCTTTCGAGCTAAGCGACGAAAGAAAGATGGAAATTATTGAAGAGAAGTTTCGCGACATAATGGAAACAATGGGACTCGATTTGAATGATGATAGTTTGAGTGGAACACCACATCGTGTGGCCAAAATGTTTGTGAAGGAAATATTCAACGGATTAAACCCTGCCAATAAACCGAAAGTCTCTGTCTTCGAAAATAAATTCAAATACGGCGAAATGCTGGTGGAAAAGAACATCAACATGAATTCGACCTGTGAGCATCATTTTTTGCCGATAGTTGGAAAAGCACACGTGGCTTACATTTCATCGGGCGAAGTAATTGGTTTGAGCAAAATAAACCGTATTGTCGACTATTTTGCCCGTCGTCCTCAGGTGCAGGAACGGTTAACTGTGCAAATTGCCAACGAGCTAAAAACCATACTTAAAACCGATGATGTGGCCGTTGTTATCGATGCCAAACACATGTGTGTATCATCGCGTGGAATTCAGGATGAAAGCAGCAGTACCGTTACTGCCGAATATTCCGGAAAATTTAAAGACAAAAGTGTCCGCGAAGAGTTCCTCAAATATGTAGAACTTTAA
- a CDS encoding tyrosine-type recombinase/integrase: protein MDIKKLKKTHPELLEYMKANGFGSGAIGGVKVMFRRLFDHEGKYTSYNDFYKKFISREGLEGSTKRLRYYRTSVRTIQGFDEFDHFPNRLKFAPVQYRECSYEHLNPTFKGIVDHYMQVASKECKSEKSIRVESNAGAAFLCHMQRNGAIDLCGITESMVLSFFYDGYKQLRGCSYRTKIKTVLKSAMGTDYYAQCARIIDDMPRLRNGRKNFATLKDDEIRIIKENLQEGARNDFSLRDKAVVSMAMYTALRGTDIARMRINNIDLERDLIILTQSKTQQPMILPLRAIVGNPLVDYLSNERPRNLDIKSIFTNVHDPENPMDSSTIGGIIRRFFAKLGIRSDDKENGLRLFRRYLASKVLENGVQPRVISDILGHLSSESLNPYIDTDIKHLRECGVSIEQYPVGKEVFEV, encoded by the coding sequence AGCGGCGCCATCGGCGGCGTTAAGGTCATGTTCAGACGATTGTTTGACCATGAAGGAAAGTACACGTCTTACAATGATTTTTACAAGAAATTTATTTCCAGGGAAGGTCTTGAAGGAAGCACCAAAAGACTTCGTTATTATCGCACCTCCGTGCGCACTATTCAAGGGTTTGATGAGTTTGATCATTTTCCCAACAGGCTCAAATTCGCTCCTGTTCAGTACAGGGAATGTAGTTATGAGCACTTGAACCCGACATTCAAAGGCATCGTTGACCATTACATGCAAGTGGCATCAAAAGAATGTAAGAGTGAAAAGTCAATCAGAGTAGAATCGAATGCTGGCGCCGCCTTCTTGTGTCACATGCAAAGAAATGGGGCGATTGATTTATGTGGTATCACGGAATCGATGGTATTATCTTTCTTTTATGATGGTTACAAGCAGCTAAGAGGTTGCTCCTATAGGACTAAAATCAAGACCGTTTTAAAATCAGCTATGGGGACTGATTACTATGCCCAATGCGCACGTATCATTGATGATATGCCTCGTTTAAGAAACGGTAGAAAGAATTTTGCTACTCTTAAAGATGATGAGATCCGCATTATTAAAGAGAATTTACAAGAGGGAGCGCGAAATGATTTTTCGTTACGTGATAAAGCTGTTGTATCAATGGCTATGTATACCGCATTAAGAGGAACCGACATCGCTCGAATGCGGATTAATAATATCGATTTGGAAAGAGACCTAATTATACTTACTCAATCCAAAACGCAGCAACCTATGATCTTGCCACTCAGGGCTATCGTTGGCAATCCCTTGGTAGATTACCTCTCAAATGAACGACCAAGAAACCTGGATATCAAGAGTATTTTTACTAATGTCCACGATCCGGAAAATCCAATGGACTCAAGTACCATAGGAGGTATTATCAGGCGCTTTTTTGCAAAATTAGGAATAAGGAGTGATGATAAAGAAAATGGTCTCCGGTTGTTCCGACGATACCTGGCATCTAAAGTCCTCGAAAATGGCGTTCAGCCCAGGGTTATCAGTGATATTCTTGGTCACCTGTCATCGGAATCTTTAAATCCATATATCGATACTGACATCAAACATCTGCGTGAATGTGGGGTAAGCATTGAGCAATATCCCGTAGGAAAGGAGGTATTCGAGGTATGA
- a CDS encoding helix-turn-helix domain-containing protein, producing MKNSIQLISINERDMEALKYTVIKTAGQYNNYCNILENLLSKASPALDDEIELITLLIEKWDSEHNTFKDLDPVQLIKSLMEENNLKAVGLAKLLGLSKGTVSKILNYQKGLSKETIRKLSDNFQISQEAFNRPYKLKNEINRQFRDASLMNTKKDLGASLAI from the coding sequence ATGAAGAACAGTATTCAGTTGATATCTATTAACGAAAGAGACATGGAAGCTTTAAAATATACCGTAATAAAAACTGCAGGACAGTACAACAACTATTGTAATATCCTTGAGAATCTTCTTTCAAAGGCCTCTCCTGCCCTTGATGATGAAATTGAGCTGATAACGCTTCTCATCGAGAAGTGGGATTCGGAACACAATACCTTTAAAGATCTGGATCCTGTCCAACTTATCAAGTCATTAATGGAAGAGAACAACCTCAAAGCTGTTGGATTGGCAAAACTCCTAGGATTGTCGAAAGGAACAGTTTCAAAGATTCTGAATTACCAGAAAGGCCTGTCGAAAGAAACGATTCGTAAACTATCCGATAATTTTCAAATTTCACAGGAAGCCTTTAACCGGCCTTACAAACTGAAAAACGAGATTAACAGGCAATTTCGTGATGCCAGCTTAATGAATACTAAAAAAGATTTGGGGGCTTCATTAGCCATATAA
- a CDS encoding tyrosine-type recombinase/integrase: MKKLTESLVIAKAMREWEKIYLPEIRALSPHTLRSYHKAITLYAIFLKDAKSANFGNLSGDFFSTANIQEWMLWLKSERSCSNSTCNQRLAGLKNFLKFLSKKDIRFIQLWMEAREVKQMRYVKPAQVEITQEAIKTLFNVINLKTKIGKRDFTLFYLIYSIGARIDEVLSLKISDIYLTQPNGKNYIAVLGKGAKRRSPSILKEVSKVLKGYIEMFHGKKLNPWDLLFFVYYDGRKKKLTQEAVNKRLKIYAQKAHCINPEVPENLHCHQLRHARASHWLEQHLNIVAIQRLMGHANINTTMRYIFVSTEQKNQALATLEDDVMKDTGKKWKNIRKKKDLLEYLGLNE, encoded by the coding sequence ATGAAGAAACTAACTGAATCTTTAGTCATCGCAAAGGCAATGCGTGAGTGGGAGAAGATATATCTTCCTGAAATAAGGGCTCTGAGTCCTCATACTCTGCGGTCATATCATAAAGCCATTACCCTGTACGCTATCTTCCTTAAAGATGCCAAGTCAGCCAATTTTGGCAACCTCTCAGGTGATTTTTTTTCAACTGCTAATATCCAGGAATGGATGTTGTGGTTAAAGAGCGAAAGAAGTTGCTCCAACTCCACTTGTAATCAACGGCTAGCCGGGTTGAAGAACTTCCTTAAGTTCTTGAGTAAAAAGGATATCCGCTTTATTCAATTATGGATGGAGGCCCGGGAAGTTAAGCAGATGCGATATGTCAAGCCGGCACAGGTGGAAATAACACAAGAGGCCATTAAAACTCTTTTTAATGTCATCAATCTCAAAACCAAAATCGGGAAACGTGATTTTACGCTATTTTACCTGATTTACAGTATTGGTGCTCGTATTGACGAAGTGCTATCGTTAAAAATATCAGACATCTATTTAACTCAGCCAAATGGTAAAAACTATATTGCAGTACTGGGTAAGGGAGCAAAAAGAAGGTCACCATCAATACTTAAAGAGGTCTCTAAAGTCCTAAAGGGTTACATTGAGATGTTCCACGGCAAAAAACTTAATCCCTGGGATCTTTTATTCTTCGTTTATTATGACGGCAGGAAAAAGAAACTCACCCAGGAGGCTGTAAATAAGCGTCTAAAAATATATGCGCAAAAGGCACATTGTATTAATCCCGAAGTGCCCGAGAATTTACACTGCCACCAGCTACGCCATGCACGGGCCAGTCATTGGCTGGAGCAACATCTCAATATCGTAGCCATCCAAAGATTGATGGGGCATGCTAATATAAATACGACAATGCGCTATATTTTTGTCTCTACTGAGCAAAAGAATCAGGCTTTGGCAACGCTTGAGGATGATGTTATGAAGGATACCGGTAAAAAGTGGAAAAACATCCGAAAAAAGAAGGACTTGCTGGAATATCTTGGCCTTAACGAATAA
- a CDS encoding DUF3795 domain-containing protein, with amino-acid sequence MTNQSNRRQFIINSSFTGCAIFLSGKLSAFTFPQDELPDPKKLNYCGYTCPADCQFLEASEKNDVELKKKANEQWKIEEHYGIAFEAEKIFCFGCKNSDKPAGVVLTNCTVRACAIDKQFDSCIQCKQLKNCDKDLWKRFPDFHKSVITMQETYFESKA; translated from the coding sequence ATGACTAATCAATCCAACCGCCGGCAGTTTATCATTAACAGTTCTTTTACAGGCTGTGCCATTTTCCTCTCCGGCAAACTTTCAGCTTTTACTTTTCCTCAGGATGAGCTTCCCGATCCGAAAAAACTGAACTATTGTGGCTATACCTGCCCTGCTGATTGTCAGTTTTTGGAAGCATCAGAAAAAAATGATGTTGAACTAAAGAAAAAAGCTAACGAACAATGGAAAATAGAAGAGCATTACGGTATTGCATTTGAGGCTGAAAAGATATTTTGTTTCGGGTGTAAAAATTCGGATAAGCCGGCCGGTGTGGTTCTTACCAATTGTACGGTTCGGGCGTGCGCCATCGATAAACAGTTCGACTCCTGCATTCAGTGCAAGCAACTAAAAAACTGTGATAAAGATCTTTGGAAAAGATTTCCTGATTTTCATAAATCAGTTATCACCATGCAGGAAACGTATTTTGAAAGTAAAGCCTGA